From Candidatus Woesearchaeota archaeon:
CAGTTGTTATGTGGTTAGGTTTCTTCTGTGGCTTAAGAATAAGAGAAGTCTGCAATCTTAAAATAACAGACGTAGATTTAGACAGAAGAAAATTATCTATAAAAGACAGTAAGAACCCACTTAGAGGAAAACAAGGATATGGGAAAGATCGAGTAGTTAGCATACCTCAAGTAGCAATCAACCCACTAAAAAGATGGTTAGATATTATCAAAGGAGGCGAATGGTTTATCCCAAGCATGCAAGATCCAAACAGACCCATACGAACAAAGACAATCCATGAACAGTTTAGATTTTTACTCAAAAAAGTAGGTTTGTCTGAAAAAGAGTATGAAAAAGGCTTTGTACAAAAGAATCATGGAAAAAATAAGCCAATGGTTAAGTCTGTGTATAAATACAGATTTCACACTTTCAGACACACTTATGCAACATATCTTCTGGAAAAAGGAGTTCCAATAGAGAATATTCAAAGATCATTAGGTCATAAAGACCTTGATACAACACTAATCTACGCACGTATTTCTGATAAGAAAACAACAGAGTATGTAGATGATGCATTCAATAGACCACTCAAATTAGTCAATAAGGAAAGCATTCTCAATGAAAATAAACCAGTACAACAGACTAATTACAACATTAACAACACTGCCAATGTTTTGGCTGTCAATAATAACACTCCTATATCAATATTGCAGAAAAGACTTGCAATGGGAGAAATAGATCTCGTAACATACGAGCATCTATGTAAAACACTAAATGGAGGAAATAAATAAAATGGAAAACGAAAACAAAGCAAAAAAAGAGATTGTAGAAATCTCAAAAGAAGAACTACAAAAAGACATCGAACTAGTAAGTGGGTTCGTGAATAAAGCAACAAGCAAAGATGCAACTGAATCTGAGAAAAAGGTAGCAGACTTACTCGTTAAGTATAGTTCTATAATGACCTCTCTGCTAGAATCAGAGATAATATTAGGAGAAAACGAGCATAATGCTACAAAGATCTATGAAGGCGGTCAAGATGTCTTTAAGCTGGAATGCCCTCATTGTGGTAATGTGCATAAATGCCCTGTTGATTTCAGGTCTTTTGCTGAAGACTTAACTCTTGAGGAAGAAGATAAGGTTGCTTGTCCTAAGTGTAACAAGGATCTCGGAGTTAAGTTAAGGTACTCTGTTTATACGAGTTCTTAACTCGTACTTTTTTTATTTTATTTCTTTTTTTAGTTTTTCAAGTATTTCTAGTCCTTCTTTTGTTATGTTTATTTCAAAGTATGGTTTGTTGTTTTTCAAATGAGAATCCTTTTTTTGAATGATTACACAATTAAAGATTTCTAATTCTGTGCAGTGTTGTCTAATGCTAAGCCAATTACTCCTTACTTTTCTTTCAAGTTCTGCATAAGTATGAATTTTATTATCTGCTAATACTGATAATATCTTCTTTTTTATGATTAATGGACTTCTGCCAGCCATACCACAAAGAAGGAGTAAGATTTATATATGTAGATTCCACATCTAAGTGGTATGATGTTAATTGGAGGCTGTATTTAATGAAATGTCCTAAATGTAATTCAAACAATTCAAATGATGCTCAATTTTATGGAGGGAGAGAATGTAACCAACATCCTAAAAACCAAAAAATAAAGACAGGAGTATTATTAACTGCTTCTTTTTTAGTATTATTGTTATCATTATCGTTTGTGATTGCAAGTGATGAAACAATTTCTTATTCTAACAGTTCTACGTCTTTTCGTTTCGTTTCAAGTTCTGCTAATCCTGATGATGGAAGGATAATTTTAACTGATCCATCTTATGACTATCCTGATTTTTATATTTGGTATGGTGGTAGTAATCAAGAAGCAGTAGGTAATTGGAGTGTTTATGATTATGCATTAATAAAGAATAACTCTGATTCAAGTTGGATTTCTTCGGTGTCTTCAAAAACAACAACTTTTGGTTATGTTTTTATAGGGGATTATGGCATAAATAATAGTATTAATGGTTGGAATCGTACTTTGTGGATTGAAAACAAGACAGATATTATTAATAATTGGACAGATACATCATCTGATATTAACATTTTTTTTGATTTGATAGGTCAACTAAATGATACAGATAGTTTGTTTAATACAACTCTTTTGAATAATTTAACAAATTATGTTCACATAACAAAATCAAGAGACACTATATTAAACATAAATAGTAGTTTTGATAATCTTTATAATTATTCTAA
This genomic window contains:
- a CDS encoding tyrosine-type recombinase/integrase, whose amino-acid sequence is MDHEIIKEILDITREEKMSRKAVYERLLARGSLKPGEEDLFNIIIDRALENELIPSNRIKIYKKARGKLPSVFTTEQMQFIFESCNRPKLAVVMWLGFFCGLRIREVCNLKITDVDLDRRKLSIKDSKNPLRGKQGYGKDRVVSIPQVAINPLKRWLDIIKGGEWFIPSMQDPNRPIRTKTIHEQFRFLLKKVGLSEKEYEKGFVQKNHGKNKPMVKSVYKYRFHTFRHTYATYLLEKGVPIENIQRSLGHKDLDTTLIYARISDKKTTEYVDDAFNRPLKLVNKESILNENKPVQQTNYNINNTANVLAVNNNTPISILQKRLAMGEIDLVTYEHLCKTLNGGNK